Below is a genomic region from Lepidochelys kempii isolate rLepKem1 chromosome 5, rLepKem1.hap2, whole genome shotgun sequence.
TTGTGTATACAGTCCTCTTCCGCCTTTTTTGAATTATTGTAGACCAATATAGCAAATGTGCAGTGAATGTAAAATTGTAGTGTGTTGTTCAAGCCTGGAAGATGTGCAGACAATCTATTCTTAAACATAAACATCACAATATCACTCATAGTTAATAATAGGGCAATTGCAATGGTGCATATTTGTAATGTTCTTATCGGTAGCCCCATAGTCAAATTCTTTCGTGCTCCTGGGGATGACGTGAGATTTTAATTTAAGACAAATGTGAGGTGTGCAGGCCTGGTAACATTTCAACTTTCATTGTcttggagtttttgttttttagtgggCTGGGAGGGCTATACACTGTCACTAGTGTGTCTTATAGTATGGATCAGGAAAATCTACACAACCACCTTATCACCATACaacatttcttatttatttttcatttttttatacaGCCAAATTCCACTGCAGCTGACAGAGCGACTGCTAGACTAGCAACACACCCACTGTTGAAGACAAAAATTGCTGATATTAAAGGTATGAAATAGACAGTCTCATCTTGTGCACAAACAAATACAGGAATTTGAACATTATCTTGTTCTATCCCTTAAAAATGGTGTTTTGGAAGAGGTAATATAATTACTCCTGTCTCAATAGGGATGTTTGTCGTAACCGCACAGATGAATTGTAAACGTTTTACAGTTAATTTCTGAACACTGAAGCGTCCTTTATTCTGTAAGGAactgaatttttaataaaaagaatataaatgaatatgaatatatataaaaataacgaATATGTCATGTGTCAATAATAAACTGGCTTATTATAGCCTGAATATGTTGgtcattttttatattaaattgcTTCCATGTTTGTTCTCTGCTTTTAACCCACAGTAATAGTATTTGCTATTAGGTGTATATACTGTTTGCTAATAGGTGTATGTACTGTTACACATTTGTATTACCGAACTTAAGCCAGCTAGCTGAGATGAAGTCACAGACCTAAAATAGTTTTGTAATATTAACTGTTTAGCAGGTTAATAGGTCTAAAACTTTCAGTTGTATAGCAGCTTGCAGACAGAGGGGATTATATGATTCATAAAATCCAGAAGTCTCTGCTAAATTGGTGCTGCATCCTGTTTAGAGCAACACCTATATTGATTCTATAAAGACTCTATATTGGAGGTATTTAAGGCTGGGGTTTTTAAAGTAGGCTAAAGCAGTTTGCACCATTTCCAGTATGGACATAGCTTGTTTTTCACCACAGCATTCACATACCCTACACACCACCGCTAATGGTGTACGGTTTAGATATAggctaaaagaaggttgagacaTGTTGGTTGGTGCTCTCTGTTGGGCAAAGAGCAGATATGGAAAATTCCAAGCCAAAGGGtgaatgtttcagaaaaaaattagctTGTGAAAAAAGGTTATGGTGGAAATAACCTTAGCTAATAACAGGCACTGCTAGGTGCCTATGATTATACATGTGTGTGGATATAACGTGTGTTTGCAGATTTCCACACTCAAAATATCATCTAACATTAACTTGAATCAATGAAAATCATCTGATGCTGAGAAGTTCGCTGCATGCAATTGGAGCCCTCACTCAGTTCTGATTTCCCCGCTTTTCCTCTTTGACGTTACTTCAAGCCATTTTCAGCCCCTACTTTTACTTTCTAAATGATCTAGTGAAGGCACCAAAAATATCTCATACTTGCTCAGCATAGTGGATCTAACTTGCAAACATAGTGTCAGAGCCCCTTGAGCATTATTTTAACTAATGTGTGTACTGTCGTGATGCTGCAATAACTCTATTTGCTATTATTTTTGTAGCTGCTGTAAAAGCCTTTAAGGATGCAAGACGGAAGCCACCTAAAACTCAATCTTCAGATGACCATAAATCAGAAGAACAGCTTTCTCAAAAGCCTAAATTGAGGCAACAGTCTAATAGCAATGTAGATAACCAGACACATACACTGGTTCTAAAACAGCAAGACGCTAAAACAAAGGTGAATGTGAAAACAGCCACTAACATAGAAAATAAACAAATCTGCGAGAGAGAATGTGAGCAGAAAACTTTAGAAATTGAAAGAACAGATTCTCCGGGTGATTTGTCATtacaaacttcagaaaaacatGCAGTAGTTCAGGATCAAACCAAAATAACAATTGActtgccaaaaagaaaaaaacttacaAGTGCGAACAAGTTCAGGATAACAAACAAATCAAACAGTGATGTCAGTGATATGGAAAAATTTGATAACAAGGAGTATTTTGATGACAGCACGGAAGAGAGGTTTTATAACCAGTCATCCGATTCTGAAGATACTGATAGTGATGACGATTTCTTCATTGGCAAagtaaagaaaaagaagaagaaagtggCAGATAGTGACCTTTCTTcagcaaaggaaaagaaaagactcAAAGAAGCATtactaaacaaaacaaaggacTCAAAGTTCATGATGATGCAGGATGTGATCACAGAAGAATGTAAACCAAATGCAAAAGCAATGAAGTTGGAATCAGTATTTTGCAACTCTCTGTCCAGATCTGATCAGAAATCCAAAAATATGAAGAGGtacttttttccatttcagttATAGAAATTATAAAGTAATTATTATGACTTGTAATATTTCCATCGAATGAGCAGAATTTCAGCCAATCACTGCTCAGAGTATTTGGATTGGCATTTTGTAGCCAGTCACATTATTCTTCCTTGACCATTatgcatttttcaaatttttcccTGCTCAGGAAAGTTATTCATGTGTCAGTATCAACAGAAAGTCCTAAAAAGATGCTCACAGCAATGTAACTGCTCCTGAccatcataaaagttgaactcaAAAGCTCAAGATGAGCCAACAACCAAAATCAGTTTTATattcaa
It encodes:
- the SRFBP1 gene encoding serum response factor-binding protein 1 isoform X1, whose translation is MWILSYLFHRITVVKMRKEVKKARVLTIRRLTRHIAKLRLKKGSEDVVLKNQRRAERLLKEIHAMKEINPDQVTKLALGGEINFEQVCKKPNSTAADRATARLATHPLLKTKIADIKAAVKAFKDARRKPPKTQSSDDHKSEEQLSQKPKLRQQSNSNVDNQTHTLVLKQQDAKTKVNVKTATNIENKQICERECEQKTLEIERTDSPGDLSLQTSEKHAVVQDQTKITIDLPKRKKLTSANKFRITNKSNSDVSDMEKFDNKEYFDDSTEERFYNQSSDSEDTDSDDDFFIGKVKKKKKKVADSDLSSAKEKKRLKEALLNKTKDSKFMMMQDVITEECKPNAKAMKLESVFCNSLSRSDQKSKNMKRNVNYQTSKNRRTAFPKNELRVKRKQLAKAAGIQYENKKELLEQPLHPSWEASKKRREQISQITAFQGKKIKFDDD
- the SRFBP1 gene encoding serum response factor-binding protein 1 isoform X2 — encoded protein: MAQVLNLNNEVVKMRKEVKKARVLTIRRLTRHIAKLRLKKGSEDVVLKNQRRAERLLKEIHAMKEINPDQVTKLALGGEINFEQVCKKPNSTAADRATARLATHPLLKTKIADIKAAVKAFKDARRKPPKTQSSDDHKSEEQLSQKPKLRQQSNSNVDNQTHTLVLKQQDAKTKVNVKTATNIENKQICERECEQKTLEIERTDSPGDLSLQTSEKHAVVQDQTKITIDLPKRKKLTSANKFRITNKSNSDVSDMEKFDNKEYFDDSTEERFYNQSSDSEDTDSDDDFFIGKVKKKKKKVADSDLSSAKEKKRLKEALLNKTKDSKFMMMQDVITEECKPNAKAMKLESVFCNSLSRSDQKSKNMKRNVNYQTSKNRRTAFPKNELRVKRKQLAKAAGIQYENKKELLEQPLHPSWEASKKRREQISQITAFQGKKIKFDDD
- the SRFBP1 gene encoding serum response factor-binding protein 1 isoform X3, with product MWILSYLFHRITVVKMRKEVKKARVLTIRRLTRHIAKLRGSEDVVLKNQRRAERLLKEIHAMKEINPDQVTKLALGGEINFEQVCKKPNSTAADRATARLATHPLLKTKIADIKAAVKAFKDARRKPPKTQSSDDHKSEEQLSQKPKLRQQSNSNVDNQTHTLVLKQQDAKTKVNVKTATNIENKQICERECEQKTLEIERTDSPGDLSLQTSEKHAVVQDQTKITIDLPKRKKLTSANKFRITNKSNSDVSDMEKFDNKEYFDDSTEERFYNQSSDSEDTDSDDDFFIGKVKKKKKKVADSDLSSAKEKKRLKEALLNKTKDSKFMMMQDVITEECKPNAKAMKLESVFCNSLSRSDQKSKNMKRNVNYQTSKNRRTAFPKNELRVKRKQLAKAAGIQYENKKELLEQPLHPSWEASKKRREQISQITAFQGKKIKFDDD
- the SRFBP1 gene encoding serum response factor-binding protein 1 isoform X5, whose product is MWILSYLFHRITVVKMRKEVKKARVLTIRRLTRHIAKLRLKKGSEDVVLKNQRRAERLLKEIHAMKPNSTAADRATARLATHPLLKTKIADIKAAVKAFKDARRKPPKTQSSDDHKSEEQLSQKPKLRQQSNSNVDNQTHTLVLKQQDAKTKVNVKTATNIENKQICERECEQKTLEIERTDSPGDLSLQTSEKHAVVQDQTKITIDLPKRKKLTSANKFRITNKSNSDVSDMEKFDNKEYFDDSTEERFYNQSSDSEDTDSDDDFFIGKVKKKKKKVADSDLSSAKEKKRLKEALLNKTKDSKFMMMQDVITEECKPNAKAMKLESVFCNSLSRSDQKSKNMKRNVNYQTSKNRRTAFPKNELRVKRKQLAKAAGIQYENKKELLEQPLHPSWEASKKRREQISQITAFQGKKIKFDDD
- the SRFBP1 gene encoding serum response factor-binding protein 1 isoform X4 — encoded protein: MRKEVKKARVLTIRRLTRHIAKLRLKKGSEDVVLKNQRRAERLLKEIHAMKEINPDQVTKLALGGEINFEQVCKKPNSTAADRATARLATHPLLKTKIADIKAAVKAFKDARRKPPKTQSSDDHKSEEQLSQKPKLRQQSNSNVDNQTHTLVLKQQDAKTKVNVKTATNIENKQICERECEQKTLEIERTDSPGDLSLQTSEKHAVVQDQTKITIDLPKRKKLTSANKFRITNKSNSDVSDMEKFDNKEYFDDSTEERFYNQSSDSEDTDSDDDFFIGKVKKKKKKVADSDLSSAKEKKRLKEALLNKTKDSKFMMMQDVITEECKPNAKAMKLESVFCNSLSRSDQKSKNMKRNVNYQTSKNRRTAFPKNELRVKRKQLAKAAGIQYENKKELLEQPLHPSWEASKKRREQISQITAFQGKKIKFDDD